The DNA sequence CATGTTTAATTTGCAATGCTTTTATTAGAATAAATAGAAGGACCAACAATTGGCACTCACGAAATCAATGACATATAATGGGAATGAAGTTGGGAAATTGTATCAGTCAGGAAGGTGCTGTGTTTGGAGATGATGATTTAAGAAGAAATGGTAAATTTTCTGTATGCCTCCTCAGAACAAGACCTTAGCCTTACAGTATGTGCAGAACAAAGAAGCATAAATGCATTACTCAAAGAATGATTTGCTGAAATTAAGAATTTCATCTGCAAGTTGTTCAGGCATCAATTCAAGGATGGTTGCCCAGAGAGTTCAACAGAAAGGAATGGGATTATTCTAATGGCTGTGTTTATTTCAGAGAACTCCTGTAAAAAAACAGACTCTCAATATCAGTGTCAGAATTTCTCACAAGAATCAAAACAGTGGTCCTGAATCTTAAGTTATTCAATCACAATGTTAAGCTACCTCTTGAAGTTCTTATTTATTCCTGGATATGTCTTAAGTGCAACTTCCGTAAGCAGAAATATCAGCACCCAAAGATCTTAAAAGTCACACATTTCTTCAGGAATATCTCCCTAGATACTGAAGGCTTTCCAAATACTGAAGAGATTAGATTATACTACAATACCAGAGTAAAAGGGGTCTGTTCTAAGGGGTAGGCAAGCATTATTTCCAGCCCATTTTCTCCTTAGGGAGAACAATATCTACCAAAGATGAGCATCATGTCGCTTGGATTGTGTTTGACCAAGAAAAGGAATGGGTGGTCAGCCTTGAACTCTTCAAACTCAGAGGAAGGTTGGATGTCTCCAGTCACCACCTCTGAGCCACCTGCCTCTGTACCCTCTTCATTGACTTCCATGTATGCCTCGTGGATGGCCTCAGACACCCTCAGGCCCTCTGCTGAAGAGATGCCAGAGAGGTTGGCTGAGGGGCTGAACAGGTCGGTCATACCCAAGGACGTCAGGACAGATGTGAGGTTATATTTCTCCTCAATCTTCATGCGTGGGAGGTACACTTTTACTCTCTTCTTTTCCATCACCTTGGGACTGGTCCATTCCAGGAGTTTTTCATAGCTGATTTTGTTCTCAATCTGCAAAGAGAGGCAGGGAATTAAATGTATGAGACAGAAGTTCAATGGCCTTAAGAGCTGTGTTTTTACCACCTGTTACTGGCTTTTTCCATTTACTTTAGGCACACAATAGAACTGATACTTGTTCTTAAATGCACTTGTTTATCCTGTGTGCTTCCTCCTGACTATGGAGCCTATATCATATGTCTGTCTTGAGACAAATCTTTTTCATCTGAAAATTTCTTCATCAGATCAAGTCttttttgtaaaattaaattttgaaaacTTCAAATCAAATTGGCTCTAAAACTGTTCCTCTTGGAAGATATTTTATTGATCCCTTTCTgcaacttttttcctttctaatgttacttttataattttccttttagtCGGTTCTTGGAATGCTTTCTTCATcactttcattttttgtttcccCTAGgataaatttttcttcttttgcaaACATTTGAAACCACTCACAGTTTGGCTGTGAAACCACTCACAGGCTACCTTGCCTGCCTCTGATACCTGATAGAGATAGGTGCATTTATCAACATCCtcttctgcagtgctgcagcagcactacACTGCTTTACCTTCATTTTATGCAACTGAGCTCAGGACTCTCCTCAGAGGCTCTGCCTGAGCACCTGGGCACATTttgtgctccctgcctgcccagcacagccgtGGGGTGGGCAGCTGCAATGTCAATGGGCAGCAAAAGGTCTGACAGCAGCCAAGCCCCACTGAAGCCACAAGTCTTCTGcttgccctgccagggccatacCTGTGCCAGGCCAGAGATGTCATCAGGCAGCAGCACCAACAGGCTCAGCTCTCCGCTGGCATAGGGAAGCTCCAGGACCTTAATTTTATCTTCAGCCACTCTTCCCACTCTGAAGGTGCCGTTCTGATGCATCATTTGCACGGGTCTGCTCTCTTGctgcaaaaacaaaaatatgtcaGATGATTGTGGGAGCAATCTTTTTCTTTGGTCAGACAAATGTACAAGGCCTTTGAAAGGGCAGGATTCAATTTTCAACCATGCTGACTATTGAAGAGAGCTGTGTCTCCATTTTCCTCTCTTGCTTGCTTGTGTGTCCTGGAAGCCTGGTCAGACTCAAATCTTGTGAACACTAATTGGATCTAGGCCAACTCACTGACAATGATGGACCCAGAAAAATCACCCAACCTGTGACAGATATTTGTAGCACCCAGGCTCCTGCCTGTGTGAGTCAACAGCTGCCCTGGCCAGAGGTGTGTCTGTGCCCTCCTACCTCAGTCACATTGAAAGGCTCTTCCCAAGTGTATTCTTCTTTAAATGCAGTTTTCCATATCCCTTTGAAGTAAATGACATTCACAAAGACCAGCGCAGTATTGACATCAACAGAGTCTGACACAAGGAAGTCTTGGATCCGTCCTTTAAGGAAGAGAAGAAGAGAGAAGTAAGATGCAGCTCCTCTGATGTGCACAAATCTCTGTGATGTTGGGGTGAGGCTGGGGGTTCCTGCTTTGTGGAGTTTCAGTTTCATAGCAATAAGCAACCTGCACTTTCTTGACCCACCTTTCCTAGCGGTTTTGAGGAGAGGAAGACACGGATATAGTTTGTGGTAGGTGAGGGAAAATGCCTGCTACCAATTTTTAAGTCCTTACCATTTGTCTCCTTCTCCACCCAGGAATTAATGCGCTTTCTTGCTTCCTCTGCAGCTGTTTTGAAGTCAACTTCTTCCAGCTCTGCTTGGTAGAATTTCTTTGCACACTTTATATATTCCTATAAGCAAAAGGGTTACAGTTGTCAGACTGATGAGGTCTTGGATGAATGTCTAAAGCAAGATTGTGAAATAAAGCAGAATGGTTTAAGGAATAGTGCTAGGTCTGGCACTTTTTGATGAGACAGGTTTCCAAGTAAAATTTGGATGTGTTTCCTTTGTTTTACCAAAACAGTTTCTGTTTAACAAACATTTGTAAGGACAAGCAACGTTTGTCACCTTCTCTTTGTGTTCACACTTTAGggttttgaatattttgttcTCACATTCTTAGatttcaaaagcaaagtttCCTTTTACtaggaaaactgaaaatttcagttttcattatttcaagtaaaaaactttatttaattTCCCTTAAGAGTTACAAGCCATTTTTCTAGTAAATTAACAGCAATCTTGATTACTCCCTGTGATTTGCAATATAGGCATATTTTATGCCATTATATCTTTTGCCTTCATCTAAAAGGCACAGAAAAGTCCAAACTCTTTTTGTACCAGTTCTCTCTCACAAGCACCTCTTCATCAACAGAGTGGGCTACTGTTGGTGGTGATTTACAGGAAATCTTGTAGAAGTCAGTTCACAGTATAACTCACCTCAAGAATAGGGTAAGTTTTTTCAAAATAGAGTCTGTCACCAATCCTGAGCGAGTTAGTAGCATTTTGCCTGCTGATGTCTGAGAGGAGATCCTTGAATGTTTTGTGGATGGACTCAGCAGGGCCGCACTGAATTGATGAcatgaaaaaagaagagagattgCATAAGGAAATAAGATCCTAAAGTCTCATCCCTTTCAGTTAAGAGTGATGCTACAGGGCAGTCTTCCCCCACAGACTTTGGGGCAGCCAGTGCTGTGGTAGTGCTGCATAGACTGGGCACATTCATCCTTGTCAAGACAAATCCCCTgaaatgtgctttttaaaaCATGCACTTGAGTTCCTGTCACTGAGACCTCTGAAGAGGTCTCAGTGACAGGGCTCTTCTCTGCCCAGCTGAAAATTGAACTGCTGTACCCTGGCTCTAGGTGCTGAGCCCTCTTCATTCATCCCCCAGCAGCACTTGCCTGGGAAGCCACCCTGGTGCCCAAAGCACTCTCCTCACACCATTACTTGTTCAGGTGCAAGATAAGCAACCTGTTGTCTTTCtatgtttgtttaaaaacaggTGAACTCcaccctccttccctccctccacaGATCCCCTTGGTTTGAAGCCATTACTGTAGTTTTTGTCAGGGTCTGAAACTGCCAGGAGGAGAGGCAGAAAAGTTCTACTTTTGTTCTGAGGTGAAAATAAGACAGAAAGGAAGATTAAATTATTTCTCTACCTGAGAGTCAGAAATGTCTCCATCTCTTGTAACATTATCAAAGTGAAGAACCTGCAAGAGAAAATACCAGTGGTAGAAATGAGAAGCATGACCAACAACAATGTGAATTTGAGACTTACATATGTTGCTTGTGTAAAAAGTCCTGTTGgcccaggaaaaaaataaaaagttgctGAGAAAATAGATTAACTAAAAATTCACAGGTAAGCTTGCAACTGGTCTATGCCCTCTGTGACCTTCTTGGAAACTGTAAATACTATTCTTTGCTTagattacatttttttctagCGAATATCTAGAAATCAATTGAGTTGCATATTATGTGTTGCTAAAAATAGTCTGTCTTCATGTCTTTCTGGGATGTATCTTTTATatatattgaaaaagaaaatccgATTACATTATTTGGAACTtgtcaaaatttaaaaatcataaaattgTTGACTGGTAGTCTATTTTGCTATTGTCCCTGAgatgtttttttggtttttttatgtttAAGTCAACTGCCTGTTATATTGAAAATATACACCTTTTTATTAGTGTTGTCTATATGTAACTCTTGAGTAAGTTCTCCATTTTGTGACTTTGGCTTAGTCCTTGTGCATTGAAACAGGTGAAAACCTTATCAATGGATATTTTTCAGCGATGTTACTTAGAAGGAACAAGTGGCACAAGTAGAGGTCACTTACACCCCTGTAAGTAACTTACCTTCTCCATCTGGGATTGAGTCTTACCCCTTGCTCCCATATACACCAGGGCCAGGGTTGAAAGCATGCTCAGGGAGGAAAAGAGCACGTTGTCATGGCTGCGGTAGATTTTCACCTCTTTGAATACATCAAAACAAAATTCTGCATTTGCTGCACTGATGGAGCCCATTGTGAAATCCCTGTTGTCTGAAGGAAGCAGAAAGAGTCTGACTTACTGTGTGAAATAGGTCAATTGTAATACAAAAAATTCAGTTCACATGAACCCCAAACTTAGTGCACAGAGTTTTTTCAGCAAACAGAATCCAGTGGTGTGGATTTAAAAGGCAGATATGCTTTTGGATTCATGAACAATCAAAGTGCTGGATATCTGCCAGCTGTGCATAGGCTggtgaaagaagaaaacacagactAGAAAATACAGTGTGCAGCTGCTAGAGAACAAAATCCAGGGTACTGTGCCATATGTATATCACAGTCTCTATTAATTCAACATGTTCGTGTGACAGTCATCTCCTAATGTAAGATAATTTGAACAACAGTGCATCTAACTCTTCCCCTGATAGAATGGATGCTCATTTTCTCTCTAAATTGAACTGATTGTATAAGTAATATaagatggatttttttattatttacctATTCTGCTTACTATTATATTTTAGGCTTTAAGCTCTGTTTTTGTTCCTGGAGAAGAAACAGACTCATGAAGCAAGtgcttgggggtttttttgttgtaatTTATCTTTGAAAATGTAACTATTAAAGATAACACAGAACTGTAGAATGATGGGATTATTTAAACATTCTGCACTCCTTGATTTCATTCAGAGAATATCTTACATAACCCCCGGGATTGAAACAAATTCAATTTTGTCTTTTAAttctaaatgaaaaattaaagcaatagaggaagaaggaagaaagtcTGTTGTAACTTATCACCAGCTTTTCAATGTGGAAGAGTTAGTAAACAAAACTATAGCTCATAAATACAAATACTTTATTCATGGCAGactgaaataacaaaataataCAGACTATGCATCTGAAGGTAGGCATGGTTTCTGCAAAAGGCATCCTGTGATAATTAGTTTCTTCAACTGACACTGAAGGCCACAAACATGCAGTTACATTACTACAGTTATAAGTACTGTAAAAGACAACTGGATTTTATCTTGCAGATTAGAACTTAAATCGTCATTGAAAGAAATGCTTACCTTATCAGGTTCACCAGGGAAAGGTAGAGCACAGCTTCTCAGCTGTACTTGGGGCAGACTTGACAAACCCCCTGAAATATATCTTGTGTTATTTTGTGACACGCCCCACACTGCCTGTTCTGTGTTTACCCAATAAAGTGATGGATGGAGCTCAATGTCAGACATGCACTTCTACTTGGAATAAGTCCAttctttgaaacaaaaaaaaaaaaaaaagccctaatAAAAGGATTTTAACTTAAAGTTTCCAAAAAGCACGGTTTATTCATCATGGCACATGAAACCTTGCAGAAAAGACAGGAGAACATTAAAATGACTGAAGcaaaaataatgataaaagCTGTTCATTGGAACTTGAGTAGTAAGTATGATTTGGTTATCACAGCAAATAGTGTAACATAGCTTGTGAAAATAGAACAAAAAAGAATGGTAAGGAATTCAGTCTTGCAGAATGTCTGTAAAGAATTTTGTCTTATTTTCCTTAATATTCCTCTGTCTTGAATAGTGACAGGCCAGACCCATTTCAGAGTCACCATTCTGTGAACTTACAAATTTTAGTAAGATCAGCATATGCAGGGCTGTATTTATTGCAACTTTTCTCTCATTGTTGGCTGGATTACCAGTATCACCAGTCTTTCTTCCCACCAGAATCTATAGCTCTTCCTAAAGAATGGAGCAAATTTGCCACTGAGGAATGCAAGAAAGAGCATTTCCTTTCAATGTTTATTGCCAAATTTAATAAAATTGAAGTACATTTTTCTGCAAGAAGTTATATGTATGTCTGGTGTCCCTTGCTGCATTGTAAAAGACCACAGACATAGTGCTTCACAGAGCACAGTTTTTCATTCCAAAGCAATCTAGCTCGAGGAACACAGACACAGTCACAGTCTGAGCAGCACATCAGTGGAACAAAACCCTCAGTGAGAGGGTTTTGGGAATATCAACTAATTTCAGCACATCTATATAGGGAAGAACTACAGAACTAATGAAAAATGTGTTGGGGAAAGAGAAGTTGATGATATAAGAAAGACAAGATTTCTGTAACTTTTTAATTCAGGCATCAGGATATTTAGATCCTAGTCAGATGCTACCAGAAAAGGATTTGAAGTCGCAGCTATAATTTTGAAGGGCAGTTTAAGGTGTACTGTTCTTTTCCACAGGTCACAGCACCAGATGCTAGGTTCAAAATGTGCCTTTTTTACAAACAGAGACATTCTTACAAGACCATTCTTACATTCTTCCACAAGCAACTTTGTGGCACATCAGCTGAACAACCCAGCTGAAGAAACATTCATGGTCTGCAAGACAGCCATAATATACAATAGCAAGCAGAAACCAGTTGCATAATTCCTTTGAAATAAAAGAATGGACAGACAATAAAAGAAACTGCTTTGACCTCTCAAATGccacataattttaaaacagaaatccaAAGTCAATACACAAAATGGCTCTGAAATTGTCTAGAACAAATTATGCCTCAGGAGAGTAGCGGTGGACTTTTTAACCCTTTTCGTTGTCTGTGAAAGAGGAAAGCCTCTGGATCATCCCTACCTTTCTCTCTAGTTCTTCATAGTCCCATTCAGCTGAAGTTGCTCATGCAATAAGAGTTATGAAGAGCTCAGTCTGGACTGGTGCATTTACATCACACTGGTACTTTACATGGTACAGTGTGTGGTCCAGGCCTGTCTACTACAACTCTTGTTATGCAGGAACAGGGCATTTGAGGAAAGATCTTTAGACTTTTACCTGCTTGGCTTATCACTGCAGATCTACTGCAAAGAGAATGAGATATTCTTTCACAGGAGCAGTGTGTAAACTGGTCAGCACTGTTGTGAGTCCCATTTATCTGAAAAGGTTCCCATCTTGCAGGAGGACAGGAGGTCAAATGAGTGCATGTAACTGTGTAGGGTGAACCCACACAGCTGGGAGGTGCTCCCTAGACTGccagctgttcctgcagctgctgccccttcTGTCTTTGCATCTTGCGACTGCCTTTTTTCTGTTCAAGCTGCCTTCTACACTTGGCCATGGTCCATTGCAATATACTTGACAGCTCAGAAGGCAAAGGACTACCAGTAAGTTTGTCTCTGTCACTTCTAACATTTGAATATGTCTTGAGTCTTTTCATTTGGCAATCAAATTATCTAGTGGTGTGCTTCAACTCGCCATATGTGAGCCACCTTGGCCCTTGTGCACCACCTACCTTAATCATATTTGTATCATCATAAACAGCCTGTAACTTGGTAGCTACAAAGATGTCCCATGACTTGGTACAGGTGTTTTGTAACAGCCAACCCACAGCATTGATGTTgtaagcaaaatatttctgagtTGAATATATTCACTAATGagagaaatgttttggtttacAGTGGAGAAGGGGCAGTCCACTGCTTGAGAAGTGTGCTAATGCACAACCCAGGTtactgtttttctattttttattggTCAAATGAATGATTAATGTAAAACAACTTGCAAAGGCAACTAAATCATTCCACAAGTAAGTGAAAATCTTATTATCATCACATATCAGCATAGAATTGTAACAATATGAGAGGTAGTGCCTAGTGGACTGGACAGCTTCAGATCTGTCATGGAGTCCAGTAAGGTTAAGCAAACCTTCCTGCAGCTGAAATGCTTCTTCGGAGCAAAGATCATATATTGCCCTGTCCAGCACATCTGTGTAATGCAGCACAAACACAAAAGGATGTGTTTATCCACATATCCTTGTTTGACAATGCTTGTCCCAAGAAAGAGGTCAGCTAAGGCTTggttgccctttcctctgccagGCATTCCATTGTGATGCCGTCCCTAAAACAACAGACTCTTGCACATTTAGACCTATACAAAAGGATATGAAGTCCAGGTCAGCTCACAGACCAAATCCTCTCATCCAATCACAACATCCCACGCAGAGCTCAAGGTTTAGTTTGCATCCATGCTGCTGTTCTTTTGTCAGTGGGAAGGAGCATTTTGATTGTTTTGTGTTTGTCTTGCTCAGGGTGAATGCCAGTGATTGTTCAGTTAGGTGCTACTGCAGACCTTGGTGCTGTGGTTAATCAATGATGGTTTCTCTCTCAGTTGTCCCATAGGACTGTGTTCTTCTCCCATTCTGAAGAAACTTCAGGTGTCTGTCAAGCTCCTTCAGACAGGAGCTCTTAGCCCACCTGCTATCTTTCTGGTAGCCCTGTGCCATCCTGAAGTGTTGGGCATCTTTGCTTGCAGTGCTGCCTTGGTCAGTCACAGGCTGTGACAGGGCTGTGCATAcctcagtgctggcagagtgAATTTCTCCAGTGAAGGCATCTTCAGAAGGGTCCTGTGATGGGTTTGGTCACAACTTGCCCACCCTTACTGCATCTGCTTAGCAGTGCACACATCCAGGGTCTGCAGCTGTACAGGTTCTGGACCAGCACACACAGCTGTCCCTTTATCAGTCACCACAGCACATATGAAGTCCCTTATTCATCCCTCAAGTCCATGGAATCAGCCAGCAGCGAGGGTGACGCTGGGTATGGACTTACTCACTGGCTCCTAAGGAGGCAGCAGGGTAACGAGGGCCTTGCAGccagcacacacacagggcaggaAAGATGGCAGCTGGCATTGGCACGACATTTGGCTGTGCCACCTGGGACCTTAGTTACTAGCATCCCTCCCCAGAGAGAAACCTGTTTGTGGCAGCCTGTGGCTAGCACTGCCCATGTCACCATGCCTGCTACGTTACCTCCCATCACTCAGAGTCTGCCCAGTATGTCCTTTATCTCGGCACATATTCCCGGGAAAAATAGCATTTTCTTTTGCACAAAATAGGATAAACAAATCTCTTGGTTTGTTTCAACACAGACATCCTTCCACAAAGCCTTCCTCTCCTATGAACAGCAGCCTACTGAGATTCTTGGCAATACTCCTGACTTGCCTCCTGCAGGAAAAGACTCTGCAGAAAAGGTGAAATGTTGCCGGACAAGGGTCCATGCCATCGTGTTGGCTTTGCAAAAAAGAACTGGGATGCCTGGCAGACACCAAGCTGACCGTGAGTCAGCAATGTGTCCTTGTGGCAAGTAAACTCAACAGCACAAGGGGATGACTTACAgaaagcactgccagcaggtaAGGGGGGGCTTTCCTGCCCCCCCCACTCAGCACTGGTGGGACCACAGATGGAATGCTCTGTCTGGCTCTGGGATTTCCATTCCAAACGAgatgggagcaggagcagagaagATGATTAAGTGCTTAAAATATCTGTCATGAGAGAAGAGGCTTGGAGAGATGGGACTTGTTaccctggagaggagaaagtGCAGAGGGATCTTATTTGTGTGCATAACCTTCTTGATGAGAGAGTAAAAAGAAGATGCAGCTAGACTTGCTCCTGTGATCAGGCAAGAGAGAAGGGACACAACCTGAAAcagcagaaattacatttaaacataagaaaatacattttcttttggaTAGGGAGGTAAACCCAGGTTGCCcaaagaggctgtggagtctccatccttggaaataTTCAAAACACAGAAGGACATGATCCCAAGTAACCTGCTGTAGCTGACCCTGACTGAAAGGTTGATCTTAGAATAAAAAATCAGCAGAGGTCACTTTCAGTCTCAGCTGTTCTCTGCTTCCATGTAATATCTAGAGGAAGATCTCAAAGGAGATGGAGAGAGCAGGGTTATTGCTCATTAATGTGCAAAGAAAGTACAGCAATGTGGATGAGGCACTTGGAATGGGAGTGTACAGCATGTTTCACAGACAAGTATTATTTCCATGCTGTACAGAGAGAAATGTTGCCTCATAGTGGCAGGCCCTTGGATGTCTCTTTCTGCAATTTGTACCACTAGATGAAGAAAGTTTCAGATTTTTTCTTCTTACCTACTAAGCCTTATTTCTGGTACTGCACAGCAGTCTGTATGAGAAAAAGGGACTCAGTTCTTCAGAAAACCCATTTGGAAGATTGTGACAAAAATGCCAGTCATAACAAGGACGTTTTcaaggtttatttatttttgacttttttcattaaatacttttggggcattttaatattgtaaaaaagcaaatattaaaGCAAGTTACAGGTTTAGTACAGTATTTCTGAATTTGCAATTTTTACTGactcttgttttttctttttggaaaggGGAAGCTTTGTACTTGCCTCTGAATCATGGCCCCTTTGCTTTTCTCCCATTCCTTAATTTTATCTATTATTGCTGTTCAGGAAACAGCATTGGTCATTGAGGCATATCTTTGTACTTTGAGCACTTTCTGGTTTAATTATCATAGGAAGGAAAGTTTTCAGATGTAACCCTTTTGAGTTCTTCTTATTGTTTAAGTGTACAGGCTTTTAAATTTAACAGACTGGATCAAGTGCTTCTGGCTACAAGACATGCAGAAAGTGATTAAACTGCTTATGGCAAGCCTTGAGATGTTGAAATTTTGCATCTCTTGGAACAGTTTAGACCACTgctttaatttctaaataaaaataattaaaatgtacTTGGTGAAATAGCTGTCTTTACCACTGGAAAAAAACGGAGCCTATATCACAAACATCCTGATGACATTCAGGTAATGTGGGTGTCAGACAGGTAGCACCACCTTTTTTCTTCTACAGGTCTGCTTTTATCATGCCACACTATATGTTAATGTGgaaatagaatcacagaatgtcctgagttggaaggatcTGGATCATGAAGTCCAACTTCTGGCCCTGCATAAAACAGCCCCAAGAATGACAGCATGTACCCAAAATcgttgtccaaacacttcttgaattTTATCAGGATGGTGCTATGACCACTTCTTTGGGGAGCctttccagtgcccaaacactcTGGGTGAAAAGTCTTTTCCTAGTATCTAAGCTAAGCCTACCCTGACACAGATTTCTGATATTCCCTCAGGGCCTGTTATAGTCATCAGAGAGGAGACGTATTCCTGGTCCTCTGCTTTCCCACCTGAGAAAGCTGCAGAATGCAATGAGATGTCTCCCTCAatctcttcttttccaggctgaataaACCAAgatctcagctgctccttctattgcttcccctcaaggccctttaCCACCCTCATGGCCCTCCTTTGGATAATCCCCAATAGTTTGTCTTTTTTATACTGTGGttcccaaaactgcccccagcactggaggtgaggccaccccagctcagagcagagcaggacaatcccctcccttgcccgcTGGCcgtgctgtgcctgatgcccccaggacagggttggccttcctggctgccagggcactgctggctcatgttcagcttgtCACTGAGCAGGACCCCCAGGGGTCCCTTTCCACGGGGCTTC is a window from the Passer domesticus isolate bPasDom1 chromosome 1, bPasDom1.hap1, whole genome shotgun sequence genome containing:
- the LOC135304384 gene encoding ovalbumin-related protein Y-like, with amino-acid sequence MGSISAANAEFCFDVFKEVKIYRSHDNVLFSSLSMLSTLALVYMGARGKTQSQMEKVLHFDNVTRDGDISDSQCGPAESIHKTFKDLLSDISRQNATNSLRIGDRLYFEKTYPILEEYIKCAKKFYQAELEEVDFKTAAEEARKRINSWVEKETNGRIQDFLVSDSVDVNTALVFVNVIYFKGIWKTAFKEEYTWEEPFNVTEQESRPVQMMHQNGTFRVGRVAEDKIKVLELPYASGELSLLVLLPDDISGLAQIENKISYEKLLEWTSPKVMEKKRVKVYLPRMKIEEKYNLTSVLTSLGMTDLFSPSANLSGISSAEGLRVSEAIHEAYMEVNEEGTEAGGSEVVTGDIQPSSEFEEFKADHPFLFLVKHNPSDMMLIFGRYCSP